Proteins co-encoded in one Callospermophilus lateralis isolate mCalLat2 chromosome 2, mCalLat2.hap1, whole genome shotgun sequence genomic window:
- the LOC143388451 gene encoding olfactory receptor 51I2-like — protein MLPSQSYGNISFFQPPAFLMIGIPGLEDFHGWISIPFSSMYTVALTGNCLILLAVRSTLSLHQPMYYFLSMLAFTDVGLTLSTLPTTLAVLWFDHRFIGFDACLVQMFFLHSFSVVESSVLLAMSFDRFVAISNPLRYAAIFTNNVIIRIGMAIVARATLSLFPVPFLLKRLNFCPGKILLSHSFCFHADVMKRACDDITVNILYGLYVVLSTVGVDSLLIVLSYTLILHTVMGLASPKERARALNTCVSHILAVLVFYIPVIGVSMIHRFGRHLPPIVHALVAYVYLVVPPVLNPIIYSVKSKPIRGAMFRVLRKTGQR, from the coding sequence ATGCTCCCTTCCCAGTCCTATGGCAACATCTCCTTCTTTCAGCCACCTGCTTTCCTCATGATTGGCATCCCAGGACTGGAGGACTTTCATGGTTGGATCTCCATCCCCTTCTCCTCCATGTATACTGTGGCACTCACTGGaaactgcctcatcctcctggctGTGAGAAGCACACTCAGCCTGCATCAACCCATGTACTACTTCCTGTCCATGCTGGCCTTTACTGATGTGGGCCTCACCTTGTCCACACTGCCCACAACCCTGGCTGTGCTCTGGTTTGACCATCGGTTCATTGGTTTCGATGCATGTCTGGTCCAGATGTTCTTCCTGCACTCCTTTTCTGTAGTGGAGTCCTCAGTGCTCCTGGCCATGTCATTTGACCGCTTTGTGGCCATCTCTAACCCCTTGCGCTATGCAGCTATCTTCACAAATAATGTCATCATCAGAATTGGGATGGCCATTGTGGCTCGAGCCACTCTGTCCCTCTTCCCAGTCCCTTTCTTGCTAAAAAGACTAAACTTCTGCCCTGGCAAGATCCTTCTGTCCCACTCATTTTGTTTccatgcagatgtcatgaaaagggCCTGTGATGACATCACTGTCAACATCCTGTATGGGCTCTACGTGGTTCTGTCCACAGTGGGTGTGGACTCCTTGCTTATTGTCCTGTCCTACACCCTTATTCTTCATACAGTGATGGGGCTGGCCTCTCCCAAGGAGCGTGCCCGGGCCCTCAACACTTGTGTCTCTCATATCTTAGCCGTGTTGGTTTTCTACATCCCAGTCATAGGTGTGTCCATGATCCACCGTTTTGGGAGGCACCTTCCCCCCATTGTACATGCTCTTGTTGCCTATGTGTACCTGGTGGTGCCTCCTGTGCTCAACCCCATCATCTACAGTGTCAAGTCCAAGCCCATCCGGGGGGCCATGTTCAGGGTGTTGAGGAAGACAGGCCAGAGATGA
- the LOC143391341 gene encoding olfactory receptor 51E2 has product MSSCNFTHATFVLIGIPGLEEAHFWFGFPLLSMYAVALFGNCIVVFIVRTERRLHAPMYLFLCMLAAIDLALSTSTMPKILALFWFDSREISFDACLVQMFFIHALSAIESTILLAMAFDRYVAICHPLRHAAVLNNTVTAQIGMVAVIRGSLFFFPLPLLIKRLAFCHSNVLSHSYCVHQDMMKLAYADTLPNMVYGLTAILLVMGVDVMFISLSYFLIIRTVLQLPSKSERAKAFGTCVSHIGVVLAFYVPLIGLSVVHRFGNSLDPIVHVLMGDVYLLLPPVINPIIYGAKTKQIRTRVLAMLKISCDKDIQAVEHR; this is encoded by the coding sequence ATGAGTTCCTGCAACTTCACACATGCCACCTTTGTACTTATTGGTATCCCAGGACTAGAGGAAGCCCATTTCTGGTTCGGCTTCCCCCTGCTTTCAATGTACGCCGTGGCCTTGTTTGGGAACTGCATCGTAGTCTTTATTGTAAGAACAGAGCGCAGACTGCATGCTCCCATGTACCTCTTTCTCTGCATGCTGGCAGCCATTGACCTGGCCTTGTCCACATCCACCATGCCCAAGATCCTTGCCCTCTTCTGGTTTGACTCCCGGGAGATTTCTTTTGATGCCTGCCTTGTCCAGATGTTCTTCATTCATGCTCTCTCAGCCATTGAATCCACCATCCTACTGGCCATGGCCTTTGACCGTTATGTGGCCATCTGTCACCCACTGCGCCATGCTGCAGTGCTCAATAATACAGTAACAGCCCAGATTGGCATGGTGGCTGTGATCCGTGGATCCCTCTTCTTTTTCCCACTGCCACTACTCATCAAGCGGCTGGCCTTCTGCCACTCCAATGTGCTCTCACACTCCTACTGTGTGCACCAGGATATGATGAAGTTGGCCTATGCAGACACATTGCCCAATATGGTCTATGGTCTTACTGCCATTCTTCTGGTCATGGGTGTGGATGTCATGTTCATCTCCTTGTCCTACTTTCTGATTATACGAACAGTTCTGCAACTGCCCTCCAAGTCAGAAAGGGCCAAAGCCTTTGGGACCTGTGTGTCACACATTGGTGTGGTCCTGGCCTTCTATGTGCCACTCATCGGCCTCTCGGTGGTGCACCGCTTTGGAAACAGCCTTGATCCCATCGTGCATGTTCTCATGGGGGATGTCTACCTGCTGCTGCCTCCTGTAATCAATCCCATCATCTACGGTGCCAAGACCAAGCAGATCAGAACACGGGTGCTGGCTATGCTCAAGATCAGTTGTGACAAGGACATTCAAGCTGTGGAACATAGGTGA